DNA sequence from the Clostridiales bacterium genome:
TCCTTTGGGCCTATATCCCTTGTTTACCAAAACACATTCACACTCTCCTTGGACTTTTGTAACAACTGCAAAAAACATATGCCCTTCCCTAGCCATTGGTGTACTCGCTAAAATAGGTACTATGACAAAACTTTTTGCATTGTTATCCTTTAAAGCCTTAAATTCTTCTTTGTACTCTCCATTAAAAATAATGTCGTACGAACGCTTAAATGATTCTTCGAACGTATCATAATCCTCATCTTTAGTATCCACATTTTCTAGTATAATACTAGCCAAATTACAATAAAGGGATTCCATATCTATTTTTTTAAGTCCTAGTCTATTATCTGCAAGACCCATAACCTGCATAATTTGATTCTCTATTCTATCACTTGTCATATCATCAACACATTTTTTTAAATTGTCTAAAAAATATACTCCACTTAAACCCTTCATAGGCTCTACTCCTCCTCCACCGTACACCAATCTAACAGCGCATCTGTAAATAATCAAATGCGCCATTACCTCTATAAATCTCAATAAATCTTCTATTTTTAGTGATAGCAGCACTCTTCTTTTTGTCTATAACTCTATTTTCGGCATTAATAATACTATACTTACCATTTTTTGCGATTCATCCCTCGCTCTCTAGAGATAATAGAACTCTCGCTAAATTATAGATATCTATATCTGCATATAAGGACGCGCTGCCGTTATATCCATATCCCTTTCTCCAACTCTTTCGATAATAGCGCTATCAACATTACCATCATCAATCACAACTTCAACTGTTATCACATCTTGTGCTTGCCTCTCTCGTTCTTGTCGTCGTATTGTACGTTGCCTTAATTTATTAACAACAACCTCAAACATCCTAATCGCCAGCAATGTAACCAAAGCTGCAACCGCAACTGCTCTAGCCTCATCCCAAAAAGTACCTTCCTCATCGCTTCTTTTAATCATAACATCATCCATCTTTAGTACTTTGGTATCTCCTTATACCTTTTTATTTTTTGCGTAGTTGTCTTTATAAATGCTGTATCTCTAATGGTAAATTCCTTTATGTGCTTATACAGAGGAATTTCTTTATTAATATTTTTTATAACATCACCTAAAAATTTCTTAATATCCTCTGCCGACACAACAACCGCCTTTAGACTTTCCTTAATTGCGTCTATATTAGGAAAAATTTGCGCATTAACTCTAACCTCACCAGTTTCCTCGTCACTCTTTCCAAATACCAATGATTCAAGCACATATGGACTACTATTAATTTTTGTCTCCAACTCTTCTGGGAATATATTCTTACCATTTTTAGTGACAATAACATTCTTGTTTCTTCCTGTTATATAATAGAACCCATCTTTATCCTTGTACCCCAAATCTCCTGTATAAAACCATCCATCTTTAAAACACGACTTATCTACCTCTCCATTTATCAGATACCCAAGCATTATATTAGGACCTTTTGCTAATATCTCACCTATTCCATCTTCATTCGGATTATTTATAGTAATATCTACACCCGGTATAGGTAATCCTATAGAACCATGTCTACACACACTGTCTCTATTTCCTATAAGAAGAGGCGCACATTCTGTTAAGCCATACCCTTGAAGCGTTTTTATACCTAAATCCCAAAAACACTTAGACACTTCAGGAGCAATTGCCGCAGCTCCGGTTATTATAAGCCTTAGGTTCCCCCCTAAAGTAGAATGAATTTTTCTAAATACTTTTCTTTTTATATCTATTTTAAAAACATCTCTTAGAACATTTGTTACACCAATTGCCACTTTCAAAAAAGTTGTCAATCCTTTTGTTTTCTTTGCCTGCTCCCATATTTTCTTATGCATATTTTCTAGGAGCAATGGCACTGTTATCAATATTGTTGGACCGTACTCCTTTAAATTTTTCTGTATGTATCTTAATCCATCATTAAAATATATTGTACTACCTCTGTACAATAATAAAATAAATCCTAAAGAAGCCTGATACGTATGATGCAAAGGCAATATCGAAACACTTGAATCTTCTTTTTTTACATCAACAGTAGTACATACTGACATTATGTCTTCACACACATTCTTCTGCGATAACATAACACCCTTAGCATTGTCCATAGTACCTGATGTAAACAATAATATACTCATCTCTTCGCTAGACACCTGTACCTCTTCAAATGATGTATCTCCTCTCTCAATCAAGCCTTCTCCCTTGCGCACAAGCTTATAAAGTGACAATCTCGTATCATTATCATCTTCTAAATCCATATTAATAAAAAATTTTAAGGTAGAAATATTAGACGCTATCTCTTTCATCTCCTCTGAATACTTATCAGAAAAAATCACAATATTAGCATTACTTTGCTGTATAAGATTAATCTTTTCAGATGTTGGCAACTCTTTATCCATCGGAACAACTACTCCACCTGAATTTGTTGTTGCAAGATATGCTAAACACCACTCA
Encoded proteins:
- a CDS encoding AMP-binding protein, whose translation is MKSKKMYEVRKIINFKDMLKQSKELFAKKLAFVKKISDGNYKNISYEELYNNVASLGTSLLKLVPEKPVVCILGENRYEWCLAYLATTNSGGVVVPMDKELPTSEKINLIQQSNANIVIFSDKYSEEMKEIASNISTLKFFINMDLEDDNDTRLSLYKLVRKGEGLIERGDTSFEEVQVSSEEMSILLFTSGTMDNAKGVMLSQKNVCEDIMSVCTTVDVKKEDSSVSILPLHHTYQASLGFILLLYRGSTIYFNDGLRYIQKNLKEYGPTILITVPLLLENMHKKIWEQAKKTKGLTTFLKVAIGVTNVLRDVFKIDIKRKVFRKIHSTLGGNLRLIITGAAAIAPEVSKCFWDLGIKTLQGYGLTECAPLLIGNRDSVCRHGSIGLPIPGVDITINNPNEDGIGEILAKGPNIMLGYLINGEVDKSCFKDGWFYTGDLGYKDKDGFYYITGRNKNVIVTKNGKNIFPEELETKINSSPYVLESLVFGKSDEETGEVRVNAQIFPNIDAIKESLKAVVVSAEDIKKFLGDVIKNINKEIPLYKHIKEFTIRDTAFIKTTTQKIKRYKEIPKY